The DNA window CAGCTACTGGTCTCCATACACGAGCGAAATTTCTGTTATCGACAGCCCGCGGCCGAAAGCCGCCCGTTGCATTGCCTCTGCGTACGGGCTCGATGATGCCTGCCTGACGACCGCCCCCTGGCAGTCATCGCGCGGCAGTACCTGACGAACGAACGCCTGACTTCGAGCCACGCTGTTCGAGGCTTGCTGGACGATTGGCCTCCCTCATGAAATCGACAAAGGCCCGCAGCTTCCCGGGCATCTGGGAGCGATGCGGGTAATAGATATGGAACGCGTCGTCAGTCGCGCCATCATCCGTCAGGATCCGCACCAACGATCCGGCAGCGATTTCCTGACGCGCAAAATCCGCGTAGACAAAGGCAATCCCGGCACCACGCACCGCTGAATCGACTACCGAGTGCATGTCGTCGACGATCAAGCGGCCTTGCACATCGATGTGGACCATCTGGCCGGCGACCTGGAATTTCCAGTCGAACAGCCTGCCACCAAACGAATAGCGCTGGCGGATGCAGTCATGCCCGAGCAAGTCCTCGATACGTTCCGGGCGCGAACGTTCCCGAAAATAGTCTGGTGCTGCGAGCACGACACGTTGCTGCAACCCGCCCAGTTGCACAGCGACCATGTCGTTTTGAACCTTCCGGCCCAGACGAATGCCGGCGTCGAAGCCCGCGCTG is part of the Pseudoduganella lutea genome and encodes:
- a CDS encoding LysR family transcriptional regulator yields the protein MIKNAINTDLLPILAVGGITSAPTTIHLPGLMAFEAAARLLNFAKAAAELGVTPTAMSRTIKILEAQLSVRLFNRTTRSVGLTEAGIALNASIAPALASIRGALAQVSHGADRPSGLLRINLSYVAYRILVEPHIDAFFAAFPAINLEISLDNQLSDIVSAGFDAGIRLGRKVQNDMVAVQLGGLQQRVVLAAPDYFRERSRPERIEDLLGHDCIRQRYSFGGRLFDWKFQVAGQMVHIDVQGRLIVDDMHSVVDSAVRGAGIAFVYADFARQEIAAGSLVRILTDDGATDDAFHIYYPHRSQMPGKLRAFVDFMREANRPASLEQRGSKSGVRSSGTAAR